One Podospora pseudopauciseta strain CBS 411.78 chromosome 5 map unlocalized CBS411.78m_5, whole genome shotgun sequence DNA window includes the following coding sequences:
- a CDS encoding uncharacterized protein (COG:M; EggNog:ENOG503P4KP) codes for MRFSAILSLLSATAAVANNAVPALWDGSCYYPASDPAFNVTSYLGRWYQVAGTIAPYTRNCKCIFAQYGLNDNGSIAVNNSCQAGTRAVNIVGAASPAEPQYGATGVFRVQFPNERPPDCPGPNYIVQDYTGEFSLVQSNNFTTLFILSREQHPDEKVLDAWIARAGLLGSDLSQVVKTDQTDCLYT; via the exons ATGCGTTTTtccgccatcctctccctcctctcggCCACCGCTGCCGTGGCCAACAACGCTGTTCCCGCCCTCTGGGACGGTAGCTGCTACTATCCCGCCTCGGATCCTGCCTTCAACGTCACCAGCTACCTCGGCCGCTGGTATCAGGTCGCCGGCACCATCGCTCCCTACACCCGCAACTGCAAGTGCATCTTTGCCCAGTACGGCTTGAACGACAACGGCAGCATCGCCGTCAACAACAGCTGCCAAGCCGGCACCCGCGCTGTCAACATTGTCGGCGCTGCTTCTCCTGCTGAGCCTCAGTATGGTGCCACTGGCGTGTTCCGCGTCCAGTTCCCCAACGAGAGACCTCCTGATTGCCCCGGTCCCAACTACATCGTCCAGGACTACACCGGCGAGTTCTCGCTCGTGCAGAGCAACAACTTTACCACCCTGTTCATCTTGAGCAGGGAGCAGCATCCGGATGAGAAGGTTCTTGAT GCCTGGATTGCCCGCGCTGGTCTCCTCGGATCCGACCTTTCTCAGGTTGTCAAGACGGACCAGACTGACTGCCTCTATACTTGA
- a CDS encoding uncharacterized protein (EggNog:ENOG503P5TP), which produces MHPSNPFSSQEPASKNASGPLRVPLPNEPSPLLCIDVEINGHPITALASMANENSIISLELAEQLSLPIELREFKHPVRLLNGTIAKGDGTVQVAITRRDHEQHGYLPGLQKCDVLPGSIYPLVLGQTSLLFYLQAVPYWREWHRLLSPDPPPEFDFKIRMSLPRPPLGDRTVFISAVGHLAFDDLGGDLAGDDVPFVLDGASACCIISGNYARFRGMDMEELPPGEAYTLVFIDGSTAECSIVVRGVEWTPWGNPGAGYIIRGRTCFVDFLVVEECPATVILGSNYLDAFGILEGPEKVPDLESFQITSLGFAPSLEQYPEVSWLSKGTRPGVKVGDTWFEVELQVGVTMVERGAESGLDSKAASEKPAVQDIGQ; this is translated from the coding sequence ATGCATCCCAGCAACCCATTTTCCTCGCAAGAACCAGCCAGCAAGAACGCCTCCGGTCCCTTGCGAGTACCCCTCCCCAACGAGCCATCTCCCCTGCTATGTATCGACGTCGAAATCAACGGCCACCCCATCACCGCACTGGCGTCCATGGCAAACGAGAACTCAATCATATCCCTCGAGCTAGCCGAACAGCTCTCCCTGCCCATTGAATTGCGAGAATTCAAACACCCTGTCCGCTTGCTCAACGGCACAATCGCCAAGGGGGATGGGACAGTCCAAGTAGCCATCACGCGCCGCGATCACGAGCAGCACGGGTACCTACCAGGGCTCCAGAAGTGTGATGTTTTGCCGGGAAGTATTTACCCCCTCGTGCTGGGACAAACGAGCCTCTTGTTTTACTTGCAGGCGGTCCCCTATTGGCGTGAATGGCATAGGCTTCTATCCCCAGACCCCCCGCCGGAGTTTGACTTCAAGATTCGAATGTCTCTGCCCAGGCCCCCGCTGGGGGATAGGACCGTGTTTATCAGTGCGGTTGGGCATCTGGCGTTTGATGATCTGGGTGGGGACCTTGCCGGTGATGACGTCCCGTTTGTGTTGGATGGTGCGAGTGCTTGTTGTATCATCTCTGGGAATTACGCCAGGTTCAGGGGGATGGACATGGAGGAGCTCCCTCCGGGCGAGGCTTACACCTTGGTTTTTATTGATGGGTCAACCGCGGAATGCTCGATAGTTGTCAGGGGGGTGGAGTGGACGCCTTGGGGCAATCCAGGGGCTGGATATATTATCAGAGGCCGGACTTGTTTTGTGGACtttcttgttgttgaggaatgCCCGGCTACGGTTATTCTTGGGAGTAACTATCTTGACGCGTTTGGGATATTGGAGGGGCCGGAGAAGGTTCCTGATCTCGAAAGCTTCCAGATTACTTCTCTGGGCTTCGCACCGTCACTGGAACAGTACCCTGAAGTTTCGTGGCTGTCGAAAGGAACGCGACCTGGCGTGAAGGTGGGGGATACGTGGTTCGAAGTTGAGCTGCAGGTAGGGGTGACAATGGTCGAAAGGGGCGCAGAAAGTGGTCTTGACAGCAAGGCGGCCAGTGAAAAACCGGCCGTTCAAGACATTGGTCAGTGA
- a CDS encoding uncharacterized protein (COG:S; EggNog:ENOG503NUF1) encodes MLKSPALPIQPPPPPPPRITTMTTLTVLPSVTTKPYDIVAAAEALLEDAKRLAVTIDQGSDNVPLRRKLAQTARTLAVETSHPLDAVKDEWLTTSGIAVWSLLTSWKAFDLIPLTAPGYITYADLARQLDADESLITRLITHLIATGKLSPGPVPNSVSHSRLSPLYISTNPVSDLAVIAVGNGFKPFFQWPDYFSKYGRREPLGQTHTPFSFAWGHAELPPWEVKALYPEYSASFKRSMQAKNIFGGDIPITGGGALYDVSWVGSKTPTDENTVKIVDVGGGMGHLVKELLENVQGLKPQECVLQDRPDVIEGVEKMGDPGLKGVRFMSHDFHERQPVRGAWVYVLRRILLDYSDDLAVNILKQVAGALPDVDKDVRVLIVEFKLFEGIGQPPQNTHVDLMMFNLGGKLRNERMYRDLVEKAGMKVVKYHVRAGDPHCVVECAKA; translated from the exons ATGCTGAAATCACCTGCTTTACCaatccaaccaccaccaccaccaccacctaggATCACAACAATGACGACTTTAACAGTGTTACCGTCGGTGACCACCAAGCCCTACGACATCGTCGCCGCAGCTGAAGCCCTCCTAGAAGACGCCAAACGTCTGGCCGTCACCATCGACCAAGGCAGCGATAATGTCCCCCTCCGTCGCAAACTCGCCCAGACCGCCCGCACACTTGCCGTTGAAACATCGCACCCTCTTGACGCCGTAAAAGACGAATGGCTCACCACCTCCGGTATTGCCGTCTGGTCGTTGCTTACCTCGTGGAAGGCCTTTGACTTGATCCCCCTCACCGCACCAGGTTACATCACCTATGCCGACCTGGCCCGCCAGCTAGACGCCGATGAGTCGTTGATCA CCCGGCTCATCACCCACCTCATCGCGACAGGCAAACTCTCCCCTGGCCCAGTTCCGAACTCGGTCTCCCATTCTAGGCTGTCACCTCTCTacatctccaccaaccccgttTCGGACCTCGCTGTGATTGCTGTAGGCAACGGATTCAAACCCTTCTTCCAATGGCCGGATTATTTCTCCAAGTATGGCCGCCGCGAGCCGCTTGGACAGACTCACACGCCGTTTTCATTTGCTTGGGGCCATGCTGAGCTTCCTCCGTGGGAAGTCAAGGCTTTGTATCCCGAGTACAGCGCTTCGTTCAAGCGGTCGATGCAGGCTAAGAATATCTTTGGGGGGGATATACCCATTACCGGGGGGGGGGCGTTGTATGACGTTTCTTGGGTGGGTTCCAAGACACCAACGGATGAAAACACAGTCAAGATTgtggatgtgggagggggaatggGGCATTTGGTGAAGGAACTGCTGGAAAATGTGCAGGGATTGAAGCCACAAGAGTGTGTGCTTCAGGACCGACCTGATGTgattgagggggtggagaagaTGGGTGATCCAGGGCTGAAAGGGGTGAGGTTCATGAGCCATGATTTCCATGAGAGGCAGCCTGTGAGAGGCGCATGGGTGTATGTCTTGAGAAGGATCCTGCTTGATTACTCTGATGACCTGGCAGTCAACATTCTCAAGCAGGTGGCTGGTGCGCTGCCTGACGTCGACAAGGACGTGAGGGTTTTGATTGTTGAGTTCAAGCTATTCGAGGGGATCGGTCAGCCACCGCAGAATACGCACGTCGATTTGATGATGTTCAATCTGGGGGGCAAGCTGAGGAATGAGAGGATGTATAGGGATTTGGTTGAGAAGGCTGGGATGAAGGTGGTGAAGTATCATGTCCGGGCGGGTGATCCGCATTGTGTGGTTGAATGCGCCAAGGCTTGA
- a CDS encoding uncharacterized protein (COG:M; EggNog:ENOG50KOG1971) yields MLLTQVLVPLTLFGQSPLGPPPQTCPPNEVINYISTCPKHPHIIPAPGCTAKASTIRLPWAVGSLCHRTGDKEYCVYMLPNFNDGKGISLVTTSSVICSVSTLPHHDKWWSTPNTANTPDLLEVKPIEGKGLGVVAANRTIRKNTRVMVDAPGLMIEHGAFTKLRTEMLADLIHEAASMLPYPSREDFFALSGAEGLLRNSKESALAIVGKNAFHTKIEDIEFHAVFLDVSRVNHACSPNAAYHFDPLTMRKSLITVRDIHPGEELTIGYVDLTQPSQTRQASLSHWNFTCSCPRCTQASRRQKESDDRTAQLVNIRNELDQYDHGVEDGPGMAELLTILYELEGLEARLHETYYRTAIEFNGIGNKWEAIKFARLCLERGLLLKDETRPFVSEMKALIEDAEGHWSWRFRLGVGHQD; encoded by the exons atgCTACTTACTCAAGTATTAGTCCCTCTAACACTCTTTGGACAGTCCCCCCTCGGTCCGCCACCCCAAACCTGCCCCCCAAATGAAGTCATCAACTACATCTCCACATGCCCCAAGCATCCACATATTATACCAGCGCCAGGATGCACCGCTAAGGCCAGCACAATCAGGCTGCCCTGGGCCGTCGGCTCTCTCTGCCATCGCACTGGCGACAAGGAATATTGCGTCTATATGCTTCCAAACTTCAATGATGGAAAGGGGATATCACTTGTGACTACCTCGTCCGTCATCTGCTCGGTTTCCACCCTACCTCATCACGACAAATGGTGGAGCACTCCCAACACTGCCAACACACCAGACCTGTTAGAGGTCAAGCCCATCGAAGGCAAGGGTTTAGGCGTGGTCGCAGCCAACAGAACCATCAGGAAAAACACCAGAGTGATGGTCGATGCGCCAGGGTTGATGATTGAGCACGGGGCTTTCACCAAGTTGAGAACGGAAATGCTGGCTGATTTGATTCACGAAGCGGCTAGCATGTTGCCATATCCCTCGCGCGAGGATTTCTTCGCCTTATCAGGGGCTGAGGGATTACTCCGAAATTCGAAGGAGAGCGCTCTGGCGATTGTTGGGAAGAATGCGTTTCATACCAAGATTGAGGACATAGAATTTCATGCTGTCTTTTTGGATG TGTCTAGAGTCAACCACGCCTGCAGCCCCAATGCTGCTTACCATTTTGATCCGCTGACCATGCGAAAGAGTCTTATCACAGTGCGGGATATCCACCCAGGAGAAGAGCTGACGATAGGATACGTCGA CTTGACCCAGCCCTCTCAGACTCGACAGGCATCCCTCTCACACTGGAACTTCACTTGCTCCTGCCCTCGATGCACCCAAGCATCTCGTCGCCAGAAAGAATCAGATGATCGCACAGCCCAGCTTGTAAACATCAGAAACGAGCTGGACCAGTACGATCACGGTGTTGAAGACGGCCCCGGGATGGCAGAGCTCTTGACCATTCTCTATGAACTTGAGGGCCTAGAGGCTAGGCTGCACGAGACATATTACCGCACCGCAATCGAGTTCAATGGTATCGGAAATAAGTGGGAAGCGATCAAGTTCGCGAGGCTGTGTTTGGAAAGAGGTCTCCTGTTGAAGGACGAGACCCGACCGTTTGTCAGTGAAATGAAGGCCTTGATCGAGGACGCCGAGGGACATTGGAGCTGGCGGTTCCGGTTGGGTGTTGGTCACCAGGACTGA
- a CDS encoding uncharacterized protein (EggNog:ENOG50KOG1072; COG:J) — MDKNDRFLSSDEKLLETGLFSDVVVKCGDKEWKLHKAILCTRSVWFEKALTGKFEEATSGVITIQDFEPEAVEWVIRYIYTGVCDIATLRGPEKMTMTNFVTCFEVHSVADFFALGPLAKIALDTLTAEFDTKLPAIQLQQESCKEWLPELCEAIRLVYEDIPISDMAVTSIRKAFVSFIHTARYYFMKEPRFTKFLDEEAPLLSLDLFRAMRATGDFIAHPLDPYCSFCKNKPSRAEKGYYTHIAPEPLKLTACCSNCAVKKDFPSGMQDWLAKDTRALG; from the exons ATGGATAAAAACGATAGATTCCTCTCCTCTGACGAGAAGCTGCTGGAGACCGGGCTATTCTCTGATGTCGTTGTCAAGTGTGGAGACAAAGAGTGGAAGCTTCACAAGGCCATTCTGTG CACCCGCAGTGTCTGGTTCGAGAAGGCCCTGACCGGGAAATTTGAGGAGGCAACCAGCGGTGTTATCACCATTCAGGACTTTGAGCCCGAGGCTGTTGAATGGGTCATCCGGTACATCTACACCGGCGTCTGCGACATTGCCACCCTTCGGGGCCCTGAGAAAATGACCATGACCAACTTTGTCACATGCTTCGAGGTTCACAGTGTCGCCGACTTCTTTGCCCTGGGCCCACTGGCCAAGATTGCTCTCGACACTCTGACCGCTGAGTTCGATACCAAACTCCCCGCCATCCAGCTGCAACAAGAGTCTTGCAAGGAGTGGCTCCCTGAGCTCTGCGAGGCCATCCGCCTGGTCTACGAAGACATTCCCATCAGCGACATGGCCGTGACCTCTATTCGCAAGGCGTTCGTGTCGTTCATTCACACGGCACGGTACTATTTCATGAAGGAGCCTCGGTTCACCAAGTTTCTCGATGAGGAAGCTCCGCTGTTGTCTTTGGACTTGTTTCGAGCCATGAGAGCAACGGGAGACTTCATCGCCCACCCGCTAGACCCGTACTGCTCTTTTTGCAAGAACAAGCCCAGCCGAGCAGAGAAGGGCTACTACACGCATATTGCCCCGGAGCCGCTCAAGCTCACTGCCTGCTGCTCAAACTGCGCTGTCAAGAAGGACTTTCCCAGCGGCATGCAGGACTGGCTTGCGAAGGATACTCGTGCTTTGGGTTAG